One window from the genome of Malus domestica chromosome 01, GDT2T_hap1 encodes:
- the LOC103406361 gene encoding uncharacterized protein produces MENKKKVGSGASHGSSSSSSSSRSLDHLFGPKDSSSSSSSSPSGFFGSIFPPVPSTGVGKERRQDFGDQAGKYGSPSFSDNKGENKTSKASNMYQNEAADPCNLSSSIYYGGQENYSPRTRTTESHQQHTYKKDGGEDDANGNNANSASRGNWWQGSLYY; encoded by the exons ATGGAGAACAAGAAGAAAGTGGGAAGTGGTGCAAGCCAtggctcttcttcttcttcgtcatcATCAAGGAGTCTGGATCATCTCTTTGGTCCCAAGGACTCGtcgtcatcttcttcatcatcccCTTCCGGATTCTTTGGCTCCATTTTCCCACCCGTCCCCTCAACG GGAGTTGGGAAGGAGAGAAGGCAGGACTTTGGAGATCAAGCTGGTAAGTACGGGAGTCCAAGTTTTTCGGATAATAagggtgaaaacaaaaccaGCAAAGCTTCCAATATGTATCAAAACGAAGCTGCGGATCCATGCAACCTCAGTTCATCAATCTACTATGGCGGCCAAGAAAATTATAGTCCAAGAACGAGGACCACTGAATCCCATCAGCAGCATACT TATAAGAAAGATGGCGGTGAGGACGATGCAAATGGGAATAATGCAAACAGTGCTTCGAGAGGAAACTGGTGGCAAG GTTCACTTTATTACTAA